One window of Candidatus Methylacidiphilales bacterium genomic DNA carries:
- a CDS encoding SAM-dependent methyltransferase: MPDFRDWLKAKGGKVSFETFMEAALGDPHFGYYTSAVKNVGPRGDFSTSATIHPVLAWAIARWLEENAPRVFGHKSWHIIEVGAGTGAMARNVLRSMPLWRSWFTHVHLVEMSPSLRAKQRRRLRGFRCSWHDSIEQALEKCGGKALIYSNEFVDAFPCIQIVWKNGAWKEVVLELAGDVVREQLVDFGPERLDPGQFSIFSTLANPVEGQRCELHGSYRSWLSGWAGLLKCGAILTVDYGELAGDLYERRPSGTIRAYFQHQVLQGLQVYQRFGRQDLTADVNFTDLINWGEAEGFQTEFYTTQRDFIKAHVSTASETVDEMLRIRQLTDETGAGGSFKVLCQSVGLEG, translated from the coding sequence ATGCCGGATTTTCGGGACTGGTTGAAGGCTAAGGGGGGTAAAGTTTCGTTTGAAACTTTCATGGAAGCGGCGCTGGGCGACCCTCACTTCGGTTATTATACCAGCGCCGTGAAGAATGTCGGGCCCCGGGGCGACTTCTCCACATCGGCCACCATTCATCCGGTTTTGGCTTGGGCCATTGCGCGCTGGCTTGAAGAAAATGCGCCCCGCGTTTTTGGCCACAAAAGCTGGCATATTATAGAAGTGGGGGCCGGAACAGGCGCCATGGCGCGAAATGTACTCCGCTCAATGCCGCTATGGAGGTCCTGGTTTACACATGTCCACTTGGTTGAGATGTCGCCTTCCCTGCGGGCAAAGCAGCGCCGCAGATTGCGCGGATTCCGCTGCTCCTGGCATGATTCCATTGAGCAGGCGCTGGAAAAATGCGGAGGCAAGGCCTTGATTTATTCGAATGAATTCGTGGATGCCTTTCCTTGCATCCAGATTGTTTGGAAAAACGGGGCCTGGAAGGAAGTTGTTCTGGAGTTGGCGGGCGATGTGGTCCGGGAACAACTGGTGGATTTTGGCCCGGAACGCCTGGACCCGGGCCAATTCTCCATTTTTTCCACCCTGGCCAATCCGGTGGAAGGCCAGCGCTGTGAACTTCATGGCTCGTACCGCAGTTGGCTGTCGGGGTGGGCGGGATTGTTGAAGTGCGGGGCGATTTTGACCGTTGATTACGGTGAATTGGCCGGAGATTTGTATGAGCGCCGCCCGTCCGGCACGATACGCGCCTATTTTCAGCATCAGGTTTTGCAGGGCCTCCAGGTTTATCAGAGGTTTGGAAGGCAGGATTTGACGGCGGATGTGAATTTTACCGATCTCATAAATTGGGGTGAGGCGGAGGGGTTCCAGACGGAATTTTACACCACCCAGCGAGACTTTATCAAAGCGCATGTCTCAACTGCGAGCGAGACGGTGGATGAGATGTTGCGCATCCGGCAGTTGACCGATGAGACTGGCGCGGGGGGGTCGTTCAAGGTATTGTGCCAATCCGTGGGATTGGAAGGGTGA
- a CDS encoding energy-coupling factor ABC transporter permease: protein MHIPSSMLHGAVCPVTAAVSAIGLTATAALAAQAREKASPAHFGAVTAFIFAAQMLNFPVQNGTSGHLLGGVLATALLGLPFGILSLALVLAVQSLAFSDGGLATLGANVLNMSLIGAGLGGLFAQFLKSRARNLSNLPVLALASWVSVLLASLACSAELALGGTTSFTEAAPAMLGSHALIGIGEALITAAAFWLFSSLEENKAHTVPQKAWPVLTAAALIGLLLSPFASSYPDGLEWVAARCHFLHNSAPSFVAPLANYTVPGIAHPFVSTGLAALIGAGICFLAAWVLGQFLQTRKQFAATPRTSTKR from the coding sequence ATGCATATACCCAGCAGCATGCTTCATGGGGCGGTTTGCCCGGTGACCGCGGCAGTTAGCGCCATTGGATTAACAGCCACCGCAGCCCTCGCGGCCCAGGCCCGGGAAAAAGCTTCCCCCGCCCATTTCGGCGCCGTGACAGCCTTTATTTTCGCAGCCCAGATGCTCAACTTTCCGGTCCAGAACGGTACTTCCGGCCATCTGCTCGGCGGCGTGCTCGCAACCGCCCTTCTCGGACTGCCTTTCGGCATCCTTTCCCTTGCGCTTGTGCTGGCCGTGCAAAGCCTCGCCTTCTCCGATGGCGGCCTTGCGACTCTCGGCGCCAACGTCCTCAACATGTCCCTCATCGGCGCCGGACTCGGCGGCCTCTTTGCACAATTCCTGAAATCCCGGGCCCGGAATCTTTCAAACCTCCCGGTTCTTGCCCTCGCCTCGTGGGTTTCCGTGCTGCTGGCGTCTCTTGCCTGCTCCGCCGAACTCGCGTTGGGTGGCACAACCTCCTTCACCGAGGCCGCGCCCGCCATGCTTGGCTCTCATGCTTTGATAGGCATCGGCGAAGCCCTGATCACAGCCGCCGCTTTCTGGTTGTTCTCCAGCCTTGAAGAAAACAAGGCCCATACCGTACCGCAAAAAGCGTGGCCCGTCCTCACAGCCGCCGCGCTCATCGGGCTTTTGCTCAGCCCCTTCGCCAGCAGTTATCCGGATGGTTTGGAATGGGTGGCCGCCCGCTGTCATTTCCTGCACAACAGTGCTCCGTCGTTTGTCGCACCATTGGCCAATTATACAGTGCCGGGCATTGCGCATCCGTTCGTTTCAACCGGTTTGGCCGCTCTGATCGGCGCCGGCATCTGCTTCCTGGCAGCCTGGGTTTTGGGCCAATTCCTGCAGACGCGCAAACAATTCGCGGCCACGCCCCGGACAAGCACAAAGCGTTGA
- a CDS encoding nucleoside hydrolase, whose protein sequence is MSSKRIPVLLDTDIGSDIDDAVCLAYLLANPACELLGITTVTGDTVKRASMASVLCKIAGKRIPIHPGRRQPLLIEQKQPHVPQAAALDRWDHDTDFSQGEAIEFMRQTIRARPGEVILFGIGPMSNIAALFAADEEIPRLLKGLVLMCGVFSQHNSALEWNAMLDPTATALVYRAAPPFHRSIGLDVTNQVTMPADEVRKKFQAPLLRPVLDFAEVWFEHARMITFHDPLAATTLFDDTICGFEPGRVEVELKSDHATGATLWYPKDPAGHHEIATTVNPSRFFDHYFSFFK, encoded by the coding sequence ATGTCTTCAAAACGCATCCCTGTCCTTCTCGACACTGATATAGGTTCGGATATCGACGACGCCGTTTGCCTGGCCTATCTTCTGGCCAATCCCGCCTGCGAGCTGCTTGGAATCACGACGGTGACCGGCGATACGGTCAAACGAGCCAGCATGGCTTCGGTCCTCTGCAAGATCGCCGGGAAACGCATCCCCATCCACCCGGGCAGGCGGCAGCCTCTGCTCATAGAACAAAAACAGCCTCACGTCCCCCAGGCTGCGGCCCTGGATCGATGGGATCACGACACCGATTTCAGCCAGGGCGAGGCCATCGAATTTATGCGCCAAACCATCCGGGCCCGCCCGGGTGAAGTGATCTTGTTCGGCATCGGCCCCATGAGCAACATCGCCGCGCTTTTCGCCGCCGATGAGGAAATCCCCAGACTGCTGAAAGGGCTGGTGTTGATGTGCGGGGTATTCTCTCAACACAATTCAGCGCTGGAATGGAACGCCATGCTGGACCCCACGGCGACCGCCCTTGTGTACCGAGCCGCGCCGCCGTTTCACCGCTCAATCGGCCTCGATGTGACGAACCAAGTGACGATGCCTGCGGACGAGGTGCGCAAGAAATTCCAAGCTCCGTTGCTCAGGCCGGTACTCGATTTTGCCGAAGTCTGGTTTGAACATGCCAGGATGATCACATTTCACGATCCTCTGGCGGCAACGACCCTTTTTGATGACACGATCTGCGGTTTTGAACCGGGCCGGGTTGAAGTCGAGTTAAAGAGCGACCATGCGACCGGCGCCACGCTTTGGTATCCCAAGGACCCGGCGGGACACCACGAAATCGCAACCACGGTCAATCCCTCCCGGTTCTTCGATCATTACTTCAGTTTTTTCAAATAG
- the hisH gene encoding imidazole glycerol phosphate synthase subunit HisH — protein MQAKTVKIGLIDYGRGNLRSVEKALQTLGADVRRVACAEELVGFDSIVLPGVGAFGDAMNNLSERGLAAPVLDWLKSGKPFLGICLGYQLLFEESEESPGVAGLGWIRGKVRRFPDSVGKVPHMGWNEVRPVNEGKELFQELPEKSYFYHVHSYYPEPEDKGLAACMTDYGISFASGISMGNLAAFQFHPEKSQSNGLRLMGNFLKRIQTVHR, from the coding sequence ATGCAGGCTAAGACAGTGAAAATCGGATTGATCGACTACGGACGTGGGAACCTGCGCAGCGTTGAAAAGGCCCTGCAAACTCTGGGGGCCGATGTCCGCCGCGTGGCTTGCGCGGAGGAGCTGGTTGGTTTTGATTCCATCGTGCTGCCGGGCGTGGGGGCCTTTGGCGATGCGATGAACAACTTGAGCGAACGCGGCCTGGCGGCGCCTGTTTTGGATTGGCTGAAGTCCGGCAAACCCTTTCTCGGCATTTGTTTGGGGTATCAATTGTTGTTTGAAGAAAGCGAGGAATCTCCCGGAGTGGCGGGGCTGGGCTGGATACGGGGCAAAGTCAGGCGCTTTCCGGACTCCGTGGGCAAGGTGCCCCACATGGGATGGAATGAAGTCAGGCCGGTGAACGAAGGGAAGGAACTGTTTCAGGAGCTGCCGGAGAAGTCATATTTTTACCACGTGCATTCCTATTATCCCGAGCCCGAGGATAAAGGGTTGGCGGCCTGCATGACCGACTATGGCATTTCATTTGCCAGCGGGATCAGCATGGGAAATCTGGCGGCGTTCCAGTTTCACCCGGAAAAGAGCCAGTCCAACGGGCTGCGGCTCATGGGCAATTTTTTAAAGCGGATACAAACAGTTCACCGCTGA
- the hisB gene encoding imidazoleglycerol-phosphate dehydratase HisB has translation MRRSTITRNTNETRIRLKLNLDGQGKSKISTGIGFFDHMLALFAKHSLFDLEIEARGDLEVDYHHTVEDAGIVLGMALKDALGDKRGINRYGHAYLPMDETLSRVVVDLSNRPYLEFRVPAQRRKAGDFPLQLLEEFMRALAVNAGMNLHIELLYGRDAHHIAESIFKGLAKALDMACRKDSRVKGLPSTKGRL, from the coding sequence ATGAGAAGAAGCACAATCACACGCAATACAAACGAGACCAGGATCCGGCTCAAGCTGAATTTGGACGGGCAGGGAAAGTCAAAAATTTCCACGGGCATCGGTTTTTTCGACCACATGCTGGCCTTGTTTGCCAAGCACTCGCTTTTTGATCTCGAGATTGAAGCCAGGGGCGATCTGGAGGTGGATTATCATCATACGGTCGAGGATGCGGGCATTGTGCTTGGAATGGCGCTCAAGGATGCGTTAGGCGACAAACGGGGGATCAACCGTTACGGCCACGCCTATCTTCCGATGGATGAAACCCTGAGCCGCGTGGTCGTGGATTTGAGCAACCGGCCCTACCTGGAATTCCGCGTGCCCGCGCAACGCCGGAAGGCGGGGGATTTTCCGCTGCAGTTGCTGGAGGAATTCATGCGCGCCCTGGCGGTGAACGCGGGCATGAACCTGCACATTGAATTGCTCTACGGGCGGGATGCGCACCATATTGCGGAATCCATTTTCAAGGGGCTGGCCAAGGCGCTCGACATGGCGTGCCGCAAGGATTCCCGGGTGAAGGGCTTGCCCAGCACCAAGGGCAGGTTATAG
- the hisD gene encoding histidinol dehydrogenase, with protein sequence MKYLSYEQSDFSARVAELKRMSDTPPEVVLQVRQILNRVQKEGDRAVVEITNQFASTSVTREQLALTSKPPAPKSEIKEALRKAHRNIVKFYRPCLPKSWLGKNHEGAQVGEIYQPLERVGIYVPGGTAPLVSSALMTITLAKTAGVESIVVCTPPPVNPVLHYAIKLAGATEIYQVGGAQAIAAMAYGTESIKAVHKVYGPGNAFVVEAKRQIFGRVGVDLIPGPSEVAVLADKSAKPAFVAADLLAQAEHGPGSQIFLISTEKKLIEAVKEEIERQIVAHPRIQYLRETLNLGCTLLLVKNLKQGVQIVEAIAPEHLSLVCAGAKDLGKKIRNCGGIFIGDYSPVAAGDYAAGPSHEYPTNGSARSFSGLTIDQFVRKTSFVRYEKDALKRGRKTIETLAEVEGMTAHKASVAVRFAKK encoded by the coding sequence GTGAAATATTTATCGTACGAGCAATCTGATTTCAGCGCCCGAGTTGCCGAGTTGAAACGAATGTCGGATACGCCACCCGAGGTTGTGTTGCAGGTGCGCCAAATTTTGAACCGGGTGCAGAAAGAAGGCGACCGCGCCGTCGTCGAGATCACCAACCAATTTGCCAGCACATCGGTCACCCGGGAGCAGTTGGCTTTGACTTCAAAGCCGCCCGCGCCGAAGTCCGAAATCAAGGAGGCCTTGCGCAAAGCGCATCGGAACATTGTAAAATTTTACCGCCCCTGCCTTCCAAAATCGTGGCTGGGTAAAAATCATGAAGGCGCGCAGGTCGGCGAAATTTACCAACCGTTGGAGCGTGTCGGCATTTATGTGCCGGGCGGTACGGCTCCGTTGGTGTCTTCGGCTCTGATGACGATCACGCTCGCAAAGACCGCAGGGGTGGAGTCGATTGTGGTTTGTACACCGCCGCCGGTCAACCCGGTGTTGCATTATGCGATCAAACTGGCGGGCGCGACTGAAATTTACCAGGTGGGCGGCGCACAGGCGATAGCGGCGATGGCGTACGGGACTGAATCGATCAAGGCGGTGCACAAAGTGTACGGACCCGGCAATGCGTTTGTGGTTGAAGCCAAGCGGCAGATCTTTGGGCGCGTGGGGGTGGACCTCATCCCGGGGCCGAGCGAGGTTGCCGTGCTCGCGGATAAATCCGCCAAACCGGCGTTCGTGGCCGCGGATCTGCTGGCCCAGGCGGAGCACGGGCCGGGGAGCCAGATTTTTCTTATCAGCACGGAAAAAAAATTGATCGAGGCGGTGAAAGAGGAAATCGAGCGGCAAATTGTCGCGCATCCGCGCATCCAATATTTGCGTGAAACGCTCAATCTGGGATGCACCTTGCTGCTCGTGAAAAATCTCAAACAGGGAGTCCAGATAGTCGAGGCGATAGCGCCTGAACATCTCTCGCTGGTTTGCGCGGGCGCCAAGGATCTCGGGAAAAAAATACGGAATTGCGGCGGGATTTTCATCGGGGATTATTCACCGGTGGCAGCGGGGGATTATGCCGCGGGGCCGAGCCATGAATATCCGACCAACGGCTCCGCCCGGAGCTTCAGCGGCCTGACGATCGATCAGTTTGTACGCAAGACGAGTTTTGTCCGCTATGAAAAGGACGCCTTGAAGAGGGGGCGCAAGACGATTGAAACCCTGGCGGAGGTGGAGGGGATGACGGCGCATAAAGCGTCCGTGGCGGTCCGCTTTGCGAAGAAATAA
- a CDS encoding metallophosphoesterase family protein, with amino-acid sequence MRIGVVADTHDRLAEEVLAGLAGVDELWHLGDVVSPFILDRFHVLGVPIRVVRGNCDTESAWPPVLDLNRCGIRFRLQHIPPHALPENTDVCLHGHTHVPRDETIGGVRFLNPGTVGKPNKGVPSGYAILTLQPGAELLWEQRKLKKL; translated from the coding sequence ATGCGTATCGGTGTGGTGGCGGACACGCACGACCGGTTGGCTGAGGAAGTGTTGGCTGGCCTGGCCGGGGTGGATGAACTCTGGCATCTGGGCGATGTCGTAAGTCCCTTCATTTTGGATCGTTTTCACGTTTTAGGCGTGCCCATCCGCGTCGTTCGCGGGAATTGCGACACCGAATCCGCCTGGCCGCCGGTGCTGGATTTGAACCGCTGTGGAATCCGTTTCCGGCTCCAACACATTCCTCCCCACGCCCTGCCGGAAAATACGGATGTTTGTTTGCACGGCCACACGCATGTGCCGCGGGATGAAACCATTGGTGGGGTGCGTTTTCTGAATCCGGGCACTGTCGGCAAGCCCAACAAAGGTGTTCCATCCGGCTATGCCATTTTGACCCTGCAGCCGGGCGCTGAATTGTTATGGGAACAGCGGAAGCTTAAAAAGCTGTAA
- a CDS encoding NYN domain-containing protein, producing the protein MTTQKKFLLIDGHSVIFQWPELRRLHSQNPSKCRAALTALLGTLHDTSNWLVTLVFDGKTGPNEPARPGAMAVIYSQEGQTADSIIERLVGQANDPSLVYVVTADEAERITVEAAGAFVYSPDWLAGEIEQNTGQWQQALKDVHKKAKW; encoded by the coding sequence ATGACAACTCAAAAAAAATTCCTGTTGATTGACGGGCACAGCGTCATTTTTCAATGGCCCGAACTGCGCCGTTTGCATTCTCAAAATCCTTCAAAATGCCGGGCTGCGCTCACCGCGCTGCTTGGAACCTTGCATGACACCTCCAACTGGCTGGTCACTCTGGTCTTCGACGGCAAGACCGGGCCGAACGAACCCGCACGGCCCGGTGCCATGGCCGTGATCTACAGCCAGGAAGGACAAACCGCAGACAGCATTATCGAGCGGTTGGTGGGACAGGCCAATGATCCCTCGCTTGTTTATGTGGTGACGGCGGACGAAGCCGAACGGATCACCGTGGAAGCCGCTGGCGCATTTGTCTATTCACCAGACTGGTTGGCGGGCGAAATCGAACAAAATACAGGGCAATGGCAACAGGCGCTTAAGGATGTGCATAAAAAGGCTAAATGGTAA
- a CDS encoding aspartate-semialdehyde dehydrogenase, whose translation MKANGYHVAVVGATGAVGVEILRVMERRKFPVSQLRLLASARSAGKHLQFQEKSWPVEELKSGVFKGIDFAFFSAGATRSRQFVSEAIEAGAVVIDNSSAFRMQPGTPLVVPEVNPGDLDSHKGLIANPNCCAAILAVAIGPLHREFGIKRIVVSTYQSASGAGAQAMAELEDQVEAHVEKRPIEKKVFPHQIAFNLFSHNTKVAANGYNEEENKLIEEIRKIFHLPELEIIPTCIRVPVLRAHSESVLIETEKPVSVERARKVLSGAAGVRLVDDAEKNHFPMPLEATGDLDVLVGRIRRDPSRENSLALFISGDQLLKGAAWNAVQIAEALLTGKKSEVRSQN comes from the coding sequence ATGAAGGCAAACGGATACCATGTGGCCGTGGTGGGCGCCACCGGAGCGGTCGGAGTGGAAATCTTGCGTGTGATGGAACGGCGCAAGTTCCCTGTCTCGCAGCTCAGGCTGCTGGCCTCGGCGCGTTCGGCTGGGAAGCATCTCCAATTTCAGGAAAAGTCGTGGCCGGTGGAAGAACTCAAGAGCGGGGTTTTCAAGGGTATCGACTTTGCGTTTTTCAGCGCCGGGGCAACCCGTTCCCGGCAATTTGTTTCCGAGGCCATTGAGGCCGGCGCGGTGGTCATTGACAATTCATCGGCCTTTCGCATGCAGCCGGGAACTCCTTTGGTCGTGCCGGAGGTCAATCCCGGGGACCTGGATTCACACAAGGGCCTGATTGCCAACCCGAACTGCTGCGCTGCGATCCTGGCCGTGGCCATCGGGCCGCTGCACCGGGAATTTGGGATCAAGCGGATCGTGGTTTCAACCTATCAATCCGCCAGCGGAGCGGGGGCCCAGGCCATGGCCGAGCTGGAAGATCAGGTGGAGGCCCATGTCGAAAAGCGTCCGATTGAAAAAAAGGTTTTTCCGCACCAGATCGCCTTCAATCTGTTTTCGCATAACACAAAAGTAGCCGCCAACGGATACAACGAGGAGGAAAACAAGCTGATCGAGGAAATCCGGAAGATATTCCACCTGCCGGAGCTTGAAATTATTCCGACCTGCATCCGTGTGCCCGTTCTGCGGGCGCATTCGGAGTCCGTGTTGATCGAGACGGAAAAGCCGGTTTCGGTCGAGCGGGCGAGAAAGGTTTTGTCCGGGGCGGCCGGGGTGCGGCTGGTGGATGACGCCGAAAAGAACCATTTTCCAATGCCGTTGGAAGCCACCGGGGACCTGGATGTGCTGGTGGGCCGCATCCGCAGGGACCCTTCGCGCGAAAACAGCCTGGCTTTGTTTATCAGCGGGGATCAACTGCTGAAGGGGGCCGCCTGGAATGCGGTGCAGATTGCGGAAGCTCTTTTAACAGGGAAGAAGTCAGAAGTCAGAAGTCAGAATTAA